The segment CGACAACTCAGTCGAGATTCCGCTCTTATGGGAGGCTTTGGAAAACTATGACAGCTGTTTCACTTCGTGGCATCTCGAAGTACTTTGGCGACCTTGCCGCCGTACGCGATCTCGATCTCGAGATAGCGTCCGGGGAGATGGTGGCCTTCCTCGGTCCATCTGGCTGCGGCAAGACGACGACGCTGCGGATGATCACCGGCCTCATAGATCCAACATCAGGTGACGTTCTGTTTGACGGCAAGTCAATCCTCGGGGTTCCCACCGAGCGCAGGGGTGCCGTCATGGTTTTCCAAAAGCACCTGTTGTTTCCGACCATGGACGTCGCCCAAAACGTCGGGTTCGGCCTCAGGATGGCGGGCGTATCAAAGAGCGAAATCGCGGGCAGGGTGACCGAAATGCTCGAACTTGTCGAGCTCCCAGGCCTCGAACACCGCAAGGCGCACGAACTATCTGGTGGACAACAACAACGTGTCGCACTCGCCAGGGCGTTGATAGTTCGACCAAACGTGCTGCTCCTCGACGAACCGCTCGCAAATCTCGATGCAAACCTGCGTATCACGATGAGGCATCTGATCCGTTCCATCCAGCACGAACTGAGTATCACCGCCATTTTCGTGACCCACGACCAGGAAGAGGCAGTCATGCTTGCCGACCGGGTTGCGCTCATGTTTGGCGGCACACTGCAGCAGGTCGGCAAACCCGAAGGCTTCTTCCGCAGCCCCCGAACCGCTGCGATTGCACGGTTTTTCAGAAACAGCAACTTCCTCCCTGGCAATCGAATCGGGTCGAC is part of the Acidobacteriota bacterium genome and harbors:
- a CDS encoding ABC transporter ATP-binding protein; this translates as MTAVSLRGISKYFGDLAAVRDLDLEIASGEMVAFLGPSGCGKTTTLRMITGLIDPTSGDVLFDGKSILGVPTERRGAVMVFQKHLLFPTMDVAQNVGFGLRMAGVSKSEIAGRVTEMLELVELPGLEHRKAHELSGGQQQRVALARALIVRPNVLLLDEPLANLDANLRITMRHLIRSIQHELSITAIFVTHDQEEAVMLADRVALMFGGTLQQVGKPEGFFRSPRTAAIARFFRNSNFLPGNRIGST